In Fusarium oxysporum Fo47 chromosome IX, complete sequence, the following proteins share a genomic window:
- a CDS encoding S-adenosyl-L-methionine-dependent methyltransferase: MAKGNPPSTKVARTQALDDLIMGTNSSSIVSKRSVERLYYPDELHFFRYFVNKFQRRAPLINRGYWLRLRVIDVIVRQFVTSPKPGRKKVVINLGAGSDVLPWQSYHRYGDSCENTLFIDVDYPDLMLKKRAIVLGTPQLHELLGDSPAISEKVTDQILLRSDKYCQIGCDLRELESLRNCLESFLNLAECSVLFVAEVSITYMDTFSADALVQWASSIGQAEFCLLEQILPHGPEHPFASTMLKHFNKLNTPLKSVDEYPTVESQRHRFQERGWSSVDVWDLWDAWNSDSFLDSTERAALDNVEPFDEWEEFILFSRHYVVLHATAYHRDERGAGQRGQVGVSNKHVKANVTSLGSLGAPKRRFGAPLIASSPEGDKYLINALGMGIKARLDSCDIYSLQQDSMALEISPAGPTARLCHATVDIGHLGTLLVGGRASPSKALNDCWIFKKDSNRWEKTFDLPAPLFRHCAVYLPGSSLALVLGGKTGPSEISPNYYVFHPVKGWLKCSVTGAIPSSTFGTIAVASPNPGSKYGTFQGLMAGGISKYGKINEQAYFWTINVSTDVPRIHFEIVPDSHGYTRALSVFGAQTADVESLHFVCGGVGQYPSSQGQSMACISVKDGHLEVFNVDLRNEVGQLPFMVGSATVSSGSELVVLGGGATCFSMGTFWDTGVYKVDLTNAISEMPYIQPANCNPVSINYQDSPKLTHQTTTIERHQPTLKPSIKSIARIKLQSKLDFEQLVENRKPVIIESLDLGSCVDKWSPEYMVQRVGQTKEIVVHECQSSTGKMDFNSKNFRYVTEPFSSFMAKAARGEAVYLRALSEAKPTESPANLQDDFPTLADDFQLPEELSLIKDRMFSSVLRISGRAKMWLHYDVMANVYTQIQGSKRMVLMPPTDVNNLAFAPGASSSSLDVLSALDKQEFVSTNPYEAILNPGDLLFIPAMWLHTASPTTDLSVAVNVFFRDLDSGYSTGRDVYGNRDLAAYEKARQDISRIVKIFDRLPSEIRDFYLTRLADELLHKQH; this comes from the exons atggccaaaGGAAACCCCCCGTCCACGAAAGTGGCCAGAACTCAAGCTCTGGACGACCTGATAATGGGA ACAAATAGCAGTAGCATCGTTTCCAAGCGGAGCGTAGAAAGGCTCTACTACCCAGATGAACTGCACTTTTTCCGCTACTTCGTGAACAAGTTCCAACGAAGAGCCCCTCTCATCAACCGTGGTTACTGGCTAAGGCTCAGAGTCATTGATGTGATCGTCCGCCAATTCGTCACCTCGCCGAAGCCAGGGCGTAAGAAGGTGGTTATCAACCTGGGAGCAGGAAG CGATGTTCTTCCGTGGCAGTCGTACCATCGCTATGGTGACTCTTGCGAGAACACACTATTTATCGATGTCGACTATCCGGATCTCATGCTGAAGAAGCGGGCTATTGTTCTCGGAACACCGCAGCTACATGAGTTGCTGGGTGACAGTCCGGCCATCAGCGAAAAAGTCACGGATCAGATACTCCTCCGTAGCGACAAGTATTGCCAGATTGGCTGTGATCTCAGGGAACTGGAGTCTCTTCGAAACTGCCTCGAGTCattcttgaacttggctgaATGTTCTGTGTTGTTTGTTGCTGAAGTATCCATAACTTACATGGACACATTCTCGGCCGATGCTCTGGTTCAATGGGCTAGCTCTATTGGACAAG CCGAGTTCTGTCTTCTGGAACAGATTCTCCCCCATGGGCCTGAACACCCCTTTGCTAGCACAATGCTGAAGCATTTTAATAAACTCAATACACCCCTAAAATCGGTTGACGAGTATCCAACCGTAGAAAGCCAGCGCCATCGCTTTCAGGAACGGGGTTGGAGCAGCGTCGATGTCTGGGACCTTTGGGACGCCTGGAATAGCGATTCGTTCCTTGACTCGACCGAGAGAGCTGCCCTTGATAACGTTGAACCTTTCGATGAATGGGAGGAGTTTATCCTCTTTTCAAGACACTATGTCGTGCTCCATGCTACGGCTTATCATAGAGATGAAAGAGGTGCGGGCCAACGTGGTCAAGTTGGTGTTTCCAACAAGCATGTCAAAGCAAATGTGACCTCGTTAGGCTCGTTGGGTGCTCCCAAACGTCGGTTTGGTGCACCACTGATAGCTTCCAGTCCAGAGGGAGAcaaatatcttattaacgCTTTGGGGATGGGTATTAAAGCAAGACTCGATTCCTGCGATATCTATTCCCTTCAACAGGACAGTATGGCCCTGGAAATATCACCTGCCGGACCAACTGCAAGACTCTGTCATGCAACTGTCGACATTGGACATCTTGGCACTTTACTTGTTGGAGGTCGGGCTTCTCCATCAAAGGCTCTCAATGACTGTTGGATCTTCAAGAAGGACTCCAACCGTTGGGAAAAGACGTTCGATCTCCCTGCACCACTGTTCCGGCACTGCGCTGTTTACTTACCAGGCTCATCTCTTGCACTTGTTCTTGGTGGTAAGACAGGACCTTCCGAGATTTCGCCAAATTATTATGTGTTCCACCCTGTCAAAGGGTGGCTCAAATGTTCAGTGACCGGCGCCATACCCAGCTCTACTTTTGGAACAATTGCCGTTGCTTCACCAAATCCCGGAAGCAAGTATGGCACTTTCCAGGGACTGATGGCAGGTGGAATAAGTAAATATGGTAAAATCAACGAGCAGGCTTATTTCTGGACTATCAATGTCTCAACCGATGTG CCACGCATTCACTTTGAAATAGTCCCTGACTCTCATGGGTATACAAGGGCACTTTCAGTCTTTGGTGCCCAAACAGCAGACGTGGAGTCCTTGCACTTCGTATGCGGTGGTGTGGGACAATATCCATCCTCACAAGGCCAATCTATGGCTTGCATTTCGGTCAAAGATGGGCACTTGGAAGTATTCAACGTCGACTTGAGAAATGAGGTCGGGCAATTGCCTTTCATGGTTGGCTCTGCGACTGTTTCTTCAGGCTCTGAGCTTGTTGTTTTGGGTGGAGGAGCTACCTGTTTCTCCATGGGAACATTCTGGGATACCGGCGTCTACAAGGTTGATCTCACGAATGCTATCTCGGAAATGCCATATATCCAGCCGGCGAACTGTAACCCAGTCTCAATCAACTACCAGGATTCGCCTAAACTTACACATCAAACAACCACCATTGAACGGCACCAGCCTACTCTCAAACCCTCGATCAAGTCGATTGCAAGAATCAAGCTACAATCGAAATTGGACTTTGAACAACTGGTCGAGAACAGAAAGCCAGTCATTATTGAAAGCTTAGACCTGGGTAGCTGCGTGGATAAATGGAGCCCCGAGTACATGGTCCAGCGCGTAGGCCAGACGAAAGAG ATTGTTGTACATGAATGCCAAAGCTCAACAGGCAAGATGGATTTCAATTCCAAGAACTTTCGTTATGTTACCGAACCATTCTCGTCGTTCATGGCCAAAGCCGCTAGAGGTGAAGCGGTGTATTTACGAGCTCTCTCGGAAGCAAAGCCTACGGAGTCCCCAGCCAATCTTCAAGACGACTTCCCAACTCTTGCCGATGACTTTCAGTTGCCAGAAGAACTTAGTTTGATCAAGGATCGGATGTTCAGTTCCGTGCTGAGGATATCCGGCCGAGCAAAGATGTGGCTACACTACGAC GTCATGGCAAACGTCTATACTCAGATCCAAGGATCAAAGCGTATGGTTCTCATGCCGCCAACGGACGTTAACAACCTGGCATTTGCGCCGGGTgcctcaagctcaagtctTGATGTTTTGTCAGCCCTAGACAAGCAGGAGTTTGTGTCGACCAATCCGTACGAAGC
- a CDS encoding WD40-repeat-containing domain protein: MATPTLNFITFNQDHSCLAVGTSKGFRIYHTDPFSRIFSSDDGNIAIIEMLFSTSLVALILSPRHLIIQNTKRASVICELTFPSAVLAVRLNRKRLAVVLEDEIYLYDISNMSLLHTIPTSPNPSAICALSPSSENCFIAYPLPKPREDPDARRPAHAPPHSAFVAPTSGEVLVFDTLTLKAVNVIEAHRSPLCCICLNNEGTLLATASETGTIIRVFSVPKGQKLYQFRRGTYPSTIYSMSFNLSSTLLCVSSTSDTVHIFRLGAPPGNNTPAGAPIESPGSQRQDRWSRARSFDDPESPGTSAGDSPKNESSDVVSSGNGAGSSNSAGHTRQSGSFSSMLRRSSQIMGRGVAGVMGSYLPQSVTEMWEPLRDFAYIKIPKSTVPSGTSRALRDAPGGPLRSVVAMSSSSPQVMVVTSDGGFYVYNIDMEHGGEGYLVRQFSSTLCAERD, from the exons ATGGCTACTCCCACCCTCAATTTCATCACTTTCAATCAAGACCACAGCTGTCTTGCTGTTG GTACCTCCAAGGGCTTTCGTATCTACCATACCGATCCTTTCTCTCGAATCTTCAGCAGCGACGATGGCAACATTGCTATTATCGAGATGCTGTTCTCTACCTCCCTCGTCGCTCTCATTCTTTCTCCTCGCCATCTCATAATTCAGAATACTAAG AGAGCATCTGTCATTTGCGAACTTACCTTTCCCTCGGCCGTCCTAGCTGTCCGATTGAACCGAAAGCGCCTGGCGGTGGTTCTTGAGGATGAAATATACCTCTACGATATCAGCAACATGAGCCTCCTGCATACGATCCCGACTTCGCCAAACCCTTCTGCTATATGCGCCCTCTCACCTTCCTCCGAGAATTGTTTCATCGCCTATCCGCTGCCCAAGCCTCGAGAGGATCCCGATGCCCGTCGGCCTGCTCACGCGCCTCCTCACTCGGCCTTTGTTGCGCCTACATCAGGCGAAGTATTGGTCTTCGATACTCTTACCCTGAAAGCTGTGAACGTCATCGAGGCGCATCGCTCGCCGTTATGCTGCATCTGTCTCAATAATGAGGGTACTCTGCTCGCTACAGCCAGCGAGACAGGCACTATCATTCGCGTCTTTTCGGTACCAAAGGGCCAAAAGCTATATCAATTTCGACGTGGAACCTACCCATCCACTATATACAGCATGTCATTTAATCTGAGCTCGACGCTATTGTGTGTCTCTTCGACTTCAGATACGGTTCATATCTTCCGACTTGGAGCCCCTCCAGGAAACAATACACCGGCTGGGGCGCCCATTGAATCCCCGGGCTCACAGCGACAGGATCGTTGGTCTCGAGCAAGGAGCTTCGATGACCCCGAGTCCCCAGGCACCAGTGCAGGGGACTCGCCCAAGAACGAATCTTCTGATGTCGTTTCGTCTGGAAATGGCGCAggcagcagcaacagcgcAGGTCATACAAGACAGAGTGGCTCGTTCAGTAGTATGCTCCGTCGCTCTTCTCAAATAATGGGCCGAGGAGTTGCTGGTGTCATGGGGTCCTACCTACCTCAATCCGTAACAGAAATGTGGGAGCCTCTACGCGATTTCGCTTATATCAAGATACCAAAATCTACAGTCCCTTCGGGGACTTCAAGGGCCCTGCGTGATGCTCCAGGAGGTCCCTTACGAAGCGTTGTAGCGATGAGTAGTAGCAGTCCTCAAGTAATGGTTGTCACTAGCGATGGCGGCTTTTACGTTTACAATATTGACATGGAACATGGCGGAGAGGGTTACCTGGTCAGGCAATTCTC ATCAACCTTGTGCGCTGAGCGAGATTGA
- a CDS encoding uncharacterized protein (of unknown function-domain containing protein) encodes MCDLKKTLDAGGHCVLEMPSGTGKTVSLLSLIVAYQQYMPEKRKLIYCSRTMSEIEKALVELKSLMKYRAEQLGYEEEFRGLGLTSRKNLCLHPSVKREKSGAIVDARCRSLTAGFVKEKKERGENVDVCVYHDNLDLLEPHNLIPNGVWSFDDMIRYGEEHKQCPYFTARRMMQYCNVVIFSYHYLLDPKIAERVSKDFSKDCIVVFDEAHNIDNVCIESLSTDITEDSLRKATRGAQNLENKISQMRDTDQQQLQNEYEKLVQGLRDADEARQEDAFMANPALPEDLLKEAVPGNIRRAEHFIAFLKRFIEYLKTRMKVRQVISETPPSFLAHLREHTFIEKKPLRFCAERLTSLVRTLELTNIEDYQPLQEVATFATLVATYEKGFLLILEPFESDTAEVPNPVLHFTCLDAAIAIKPVFDRFYSVIITSGTISPLEIYPKMLDFSTVIQESYAMTLARRSFMPMIVTRGSDQASVSTSFQVRNEPSVVRNYGNLLTEFAKITPDGMVVFFPSYLYMESIISMWQGMGILDEVWKYKLILVETPDAQETSLALETYRTACCNGRGAVLLCVARGKVSEGIDFDHQYGRTVLCIGVPFQYTESRILKARLQFLRETYRIKENDFLSFDAMRHAAQCLGRVLRGKDDYGIMVLADRRFQKKRSQLPKWINQGLQESDVNLSTDMAVSSARRFLRTMAQPFRAKDQEGISTWGYKDLMEHKEKMDLERIKELEEEAQRPKPAAQDNNFEYHDDEFDQDMMEMDGF; translated from the exons ATGTGTGATCTCAAAA AAACACTAGATGCAGGGGGCCACTGTGTTCTGGAAATGCCTTCGGGCACAGGCAAGACCGTGTCTCTTCTGTCACTCATTGTTGCGTACCAACAATACATGCCTGAAAAGCGCAAGCTGATCTACTGCTCTC GTACCATGTCCGAAATTGAAAAGGCATTAGTAGAGCTGAAGTCTCTCATGAAATACCGAGCCGAGCAGCTCGGTTATGAAGAAGAGTTCCGTGGTCTAGGCTTGACAAGTCGAAAGAATCTGTGTCTACATCCTTCAGTCAAGCGTGAGAAGAGTGGCGCCATCGTCGATGCTCGTTGCAGGAGTCTCACGGCCGGCTTTGTCAAGGAGAAAAAGGAACGTGGAGAAAACGTAGACGTCTGCGTGTATCACGAC AACCTAGACCTTCTTGAGCCTCACAACCTGATTCCTAATGGCGTCTGGTCTTTCGATGACATGATTCGATATGGTGAAGAGCATAAGCAATGCCCATACTTTACTGCACGGCGAATG ATGCAATACTGCAACGTCGTCATCTTCTCCTATCACTATCTGCTCGACCCCAAAATCGCCGAACGGGTATCAAAGGACTTTTCCAAGGACTGTATCGTTGTTTTCGATGAAGCTCACAACATTGACAACGTTTGCATCGAATCTCTCAGCACAGATATCACAGAGGACTCTTTGCGTAAAGCCACAAGAGGAGCTCAGAATCTAGAGAACAAGATTTCACAGATGCGTGATACAGACCAGCAGCAACTACAGAATGAGTATGAGAAACTAGTTCAAGGACTGCGTGATGCTGACGAGGCACGTCAAGAAGATGCTTTCATGGCAAATCCTG CCCTTCCCGAAGATTTACTCAAAGAGGCTGTTCCAGGAAACATTCGGAGGGCAGAACACTTTATTGCTTTCCTCAAGAGATTCATTGAGTATctgaagacgaggatgaaaGTGCGCCAGGTCATTTCTGAAACGCCGCCTTCGTTCCTTGCCCATCTCCGAGAGCATACTTTCATCgaaaagaagcctttgaGGTTTTGCGCTGAACGTCTGACATCACTGGTTCGGACCCTCGAGCTCACCAATATTGAAGACTACCAGCCTCTTCAGGAGGTTGCAACTTTTGCAACGCTGGTGGCAACGTACGAGAAAGGCTTTCTCCTTATCCTTGAGCCTTTTGAGTCCGATACTGCTGAAGTCCCTAACCCGGTCCTTCACTTCACCTGTCTTGACGCTGCCATCGCTATCAAGCCCGTCTTTGACAGGTTCTACTCTGTCATTATCACGTCTGGTACTATTTCTCCACTGGAGATATACCCCAAGATGCTGGATTTCTCAACTGTCATTCAAGAATCCTATGCCATGACCCTCGCTCGGAGATCCTTCATGCCTATGATTGTCACTCGAGGCAGCGATCAGGCTTCCGTCTCGACCAGCTTTCAAGTGCGGAATGAACCCAGTGTGGTTCGAAACTACGGCAACCTACTCACTGAATTTGCCAAGATCACGCCGGATGGGATGGttgtcttctttccatcTTATCTTTATATGGAATCTATCATTAGCATGTGGCAAGGAATGGGTATCCTTGATGAAGTTTGGAAGTACAAACTGATCCTGGTGGAAACCCCCGATGCACAGGAAACCTCGCTTGCTCTGGAGACGTACCGCACAGCGTGCTGTAACGGTAGAGGTGCCGTTTTACTCTGTGTCGCCCGAGGAAAGGTATCCGAAGGCATCGATTTCGACCATCAATATGGTCGTACTGTGCTATGTATTGGAGTTCCATTTCAATACACCGAGTCACGTATTCTCAAGGCTCGTCTTCAGTTCTTGAGAGAAACATACCGCATCAAGGAGAATGACTTCCTCTCCTTTGATGCAATGCGACACGCCGCACAGTGTCTTGGCCGAGTCTTGCGTGGTAAGGACGACTATGGAATCATGGTCCTTGCCGACCGTCGATTTCAGAAGAAGCGCTCACAGCTACCCAAATGGATCAATCAAGGCCTCCAAGAGTCAGACGTCAATCTGAGCACCGACATGGCCGTCAGCAGCGCAAGGCGATTCCTTCGGACTATGGCGCAACCGTTCCGGGCTAAAGACCAGGAAGGCATCAGCACCTGGGGATATAAGGACCTGATGGAACataaggagaagatggatctAGAGAGgatcaaggagcttgaggaggaagctCAACGGCCAAAGCCTGCCGCGCAGGACAACAATTTTGAGTACCACGATGACGAGTTTGACCAAGAtatgatggagatggatggTTTCTAG
- a CDS encoding DDHD domain-containing protein yields MTDDNHTYSAKCRLAPISRDQREDEVPPVEAQFFYSSVIPIDDPLSTSSTVGADPKTNKGQVRPFSRGDNNALEKAWLSLMSEPSRRAHQDALKNLDRTPQFDTDILASLIQLLTTKHWERHRKGYQPQDVTAPTSDVLPTTPVPACCSELVLDVSQELERAFCALVRRRNPALNVDQVMQQVVFALDRLKKQANDEIEAQPVSNSTPSSRPGTASTSTTNHPITRIPKTTTTTEPRSSKRRSTIGEMRARTNSLSTSQPPRVQTLVGSPGLTRPPVVDDGISGRPFVRVGSPETQPEPGTLPLIGLGGPGQDAPRNPDHPQVVPEREETLTIANQGARAVPEESQTKVAEVAVGISRLHMVSLPVLQMKPIYWSPINDVAVVSRATWFYRDTMLPIPPAVANQLEAGYHYLRPWTETWSDELRCAIDVGPLGEEKISHRLWPKDSEIGSGDDFPEPVIPSDPFCAARCFRGEAAAEGNIDTTPVKKATAEDANIPTRPYSNYHVLYKNATEAFLLKPSLKPSAYYGRRPTMKIMKGVTVGIPVARGFDRAAWERLHHKKQAPNKAGASAADESHESRGQDVCAACKADKEKRQVTDLVLVAHGIGQKFAERVESFHFTHAINGFRRAVNMELQSPLVKQVLRDDQNGLMILPLNWRMGLSFEDGGPMREEDKEEYTPEGFGLKDIEPDTIPAVRSMISDIMFDIPFYMSHHKGKMIQALVSEANRVYRLWCRNNPGFAENGRVHMIGHSLGSAMALEILSNQPTTVPRLDWSRKEPEVRFFEFDTKNLFLAGSPAGFFLLLERGVLMPRHGRMKPGADSNDIVSKDVVAEAGTFGCLAVDNIYNILAKEDPIAYLLNGAVDPVYAASLKKAYVPSISGSLWKSVGAAMRGVVPGMAPAPNPLVPEPERPSTIRLPSQLELEVHDFTREEIAERKVFLLNDNGQIDWYLRSGGGPLEIQYLNMLSAHSSYWTNHDFIRMLCIEIGRKPGRAHSIPALRATKAAKRLLVD; encoded by the exons ATGACTGACGATAACCACACCTACAGCGCCAAGTGTCGCCTGGCCCCTATTTCTCGCGATCAACGCGAAGATGAGGTTCCCCCGGTCGAGGCTCAGTTCTTCTACTCGTCAGTCATCCCGATTGACGATCCTctttcaacatcctcaaccGTTGGTGCCGATCCAAAGACAAATAAGGGACAAGTGCGCCCCTTCTCTCGAGGTGATAATAATGCGCTGGAAAAGGCTTGGCTGAGTCTCATGTCCGAGCCTTCACGTCGCGCTCATCAAGATGCATTGAAGAATCTGGACCGCACTCCTCAATTCGATACAGACATACTAGCATCGCTCATCCAGCTTCTAACTACAAAGCACTGGGAGAGGCACCGGAAAGGCTATCAGCCACAAGATGTGACAGCACCAACCAGTGATGTACTGCCCACAACGCCTGTGCCCGCCTGTTGCTCTGAATTGGTCCTTGACGTTTCCCAAGAACTCGAGAGAGCTTTCTGTGCACTTGTCAGGCGGCGAAATCCAGCCCTGAATGTTGATCAAGTCATGCAACAGGTCGTGTTCGCACTTGATCGGTTGAAAAAGCAAGCCAACGATGAAATTGAGGCTCAGCCGGTATCAAACAGCACACCCTCGAGCCGTCCAGGAACCGCTTCGACCAGTACTACTAACCACCCAATTACCCGCATTCCCAAGaccacaacaacaacagagCCTCGTAGTTCTAAGCGTCGATCAACTATAGGAGAAATGAGAGCAAGAACCAACAGCTTGTCCACTTCGCAGCCCCCACGAGTACAAACTCTAGTTGGCAGTCCTGGCCTTACACGACCACCAGTTGTCGATGATGGAATATCAGGCAGACCATTCGTACGCGTTGGAAGTCCAGAGACACAGCCAGAACCCGGAACTCTCCCACTGATTGGACTTGGAGGCCCAGGGCAGGATGCCCCTCGAAACCCAGATCATCCTCAAGTCGTTCCCGAACGAGAAGAGACTCTAACCATTGCGAACCAAGGGGCCCGGGCAGTACCTGAGGAGAGCCAGACCAAGGTAGCCGAGGTTGCGGTCGGAATATCAAGACTTCATATGGTCTCGTTGCCTGTGCTTCAGATGAAGCCGATATACTGGTCTCCCATCAACGATGTTGCGGTTGTTTCTAGGGCGACGTGGTTCTATAG AGATACCATGCTCCCGATACCGCCGGCTGTTGCTAACCAGTTAGAGGCCGGCTATCATTATTTGCGACCATGGACTGAGACATGGAGTGATGAACTCCGATGTGCTATCGACGTGGGACCACTGGGTGAAGAAAAGATTTCGCATAGACTATGGCCTAAAGATTCAGAGATAGGATCCGGAGACGACTTCCCCGAGCCAGTTATACCATCAGATCCATTTTGTGCTGCTCGCTGCTTTCGGGgtgaagctgctgctgaaggTAATATTGATACGACTCCCGTAAAGAAGGCAACTGCGGAAGACGCAAACATCCCGACACGACCGTATTCGAATTATCATGTCCTGTATAAGAATGCCACTGAAGCTTTTCTACTGAAACCGAGCCTGAAGCCATCAGCATACTATGGCCGACgaccgacgatgaagatcatgaaaGGTGTCACTGTTGGAATTCCTGTTGCTCGAGGATTCGACCGAGCAGCATGGGAGCGCCTCCACCATAAGAAACAGGCACCAAACAAAGCAGGTGCTTCTGCTGCCGATGAGTCGCACGAAAGCCGTGGACAAGATGTATGCGCTGCTTGCAAAGCCGACAAGGAGAAGCGTCAAGTGACTGATCTGGTTCTTGTCGCTCACGGCATCGGCCAGAAATTTGCGGAGAGGGTTGAAAGTTTCCATTTCACTCATGCCATCAATGGATTTCGCCGAGCTGTGAATATGGAGCTTCAGAGCCCTTTGGTCAAGCAGGTTTTGCGCGACGATCAGAATGGACTGATGATCTTGCCCCTAAATTGGAGAATGGGCCTATCTTTTGAGGATGGAGGGCCAATGAGGGAGGAAGATAAGGAGGAATACACGCCGGAGGGGTTTGGACTCAAAGACATCGAACCTGATACGATTCCAGCCGTTCGCAGCATGATATCAGACATCATGTTCGACATCCCCTTTTACATGTCACACCACAAAGGGAAAATGATCCAGGCTCTTGTATCAGAAGCAAATCGTGTCTATCGACTCTGGTGCCGTAACAATCCAGGTTTTGCTGAGAATGGACGCGTCCACATGATCGGACATTCCCTTGGGAGTGCGATGGCTCTTGAGATTCTTTCAAATCAACCAACCACAGTGCCAAGGCTGGACTGGTCTCGAAAGGAACCCGAGGTACGTTTCTTCGAGTTTGATACCAAGAATCTTTTCCTGGCGGGCAGTCCTGCGGgattctttcttcttctggagcGTGGTGTCCTTATGCCTCGCCATGGACGAATGAAGCCTGGAGCTGATTCGAACGACATCGTATCGAAAGACGTCGTAGCGGAGGCCGGGACTTTTGGCTGCTTGGCTGTGGACAACATATACAACATCCTTGCTAAGGAAGATCCCATCGCGTACCTTCTCAATGGCGCTGTGGACCCTGTCTACGCGGCGAGCCTCAAGAAGGCTTATGTCCCTAGCATTTCGGGTTCTCTGTGGAAGTCTGTCGGCGCCGCAATGCGAGGAGTAGTACCAGGCATGGCACCGGCACCAAACCCTCTCGTCCCGGAGCCGGAGCGACCTTCAACGATCCGATTACCCTCTCAGTTAGAGCTCGAGGTGCACGACTTTACCCGTGAGGAAATTGCAGAGAGAAAGGTATTTCTGCTTAACGATAACGGGCAAATCGACTGGTACCTCCGCTCAGGGGGAGGGCCTTTGGAGATACAGTATCTCAACATGCTCAGTGCGCACTCCAGCTATTGGACTAATCATGATTTTATTCGAATGCTCTGCATCGAGATTGGACGAAAGCCAGGCCGGGCTCATTCTATTCCCGCCCTCCGAGCAACGAAAGCTGCCAAGAGACTTTTGGTAGATTAG